One genomic window of Candidatus Kuenenia stuttgartiensis includes the following:
- a CDS encoding 3-deoxy-D-manno-octulosonic acid transferase — MPTIFDAFYIIALTFGFPYFLLKILINKRFRTGLLQRFGFIPAKAGKKPCIWIHCASVGEVLAAKTLIKSIEKEFDGFEIALSVNTNTGFSVAKKYFEGKRIFYFPLDLSWVVNKAFNRIKPQLILLIELEIWPNFITAAAKKQIPVVLVNARISAKSAKWYRLFCRISCMFSKSLLRKENLFCARTQADAFRLKELGISETQIKITGNMKYDNIVTDIPANTRERLLELFEIEADEEVIVCGSTFEGEEIILLRVFKNLCVKFGKLRLIIAPRHIERVPYIIKQIASLGFDYAKKSSLDKGKKGAGYKGNPIIVVDTVGELSTIYSIAYCVFVGRSLIPHGGQNMVEPAGLAKPVIVGPHTFNFKEEVDLLKKADAILIVDDEHSLSKAITYLLEHPEESREIGRRAQLAVTKQKGVVNRNMNILREHFLEERTVLL; from the coding sequence ATGCCTACAATTTTTGATGCTTTTTATATAATAGCACTTACCTTTGGTTTTCCCTATTTTCTCCTGAAAATTTTAATAAATAAGCGGTTCCGCACTGGTTTATTACAACGTTTTGGCTTTATTCCGGCAAAAGCCGGCAAAAAACCTTGTATATGGATTCATTGCGCTTCGGTTGGAGAGGTTCTAGCCGCAAAGACTCTTATAAAGTCCATAGAAAAAGAGTTCGACGGGTTTGAAATAGCGTTGTCTGTTAATACAAATACGGGGTTTTCTGTTGCAAAAAAATATTTTGAAGGAAAGAGGATTTTTTATTTTCCGCTTGATTTGAGCTGGGTGGTCAATAAAGCATTCAACAGAATAAAGCCGCAATTAATACTATTAATAGAACTGGAAATATGGCCGAATTTTATAACTGCCGCTGCAAAAAAACAAATTCCCGTTGTTTTGGTAAATGCAAGAATATCTGCTAAATCAGCGAAGTGGTACCGGTTGTTTTGCCGGATTTCGTGCATGTTTTCAAAAAGTTTGCTTAGAAAAGAAAACCTTTTTTGTGCGAGAACGCAGGCTGACGCCTTCCGCCTTAAAGAGCTGGGCATATCGGAGACTCAAATAAAGATCACCGGTAACATGAAATACGATAATATTGTCACCGATATTCCCGCAAACACAAGAGAACGTTTGCTGGAATTGTTTGAAATTGAAGCGGATGAAGAGGTGATCGTCTGTGGCAGCACTTTTGAAGGCGAAGAAATTATTCTTTTGAGGGTGTTTAAAAATCTTTGTGTAAAATTTGGTAAATTAAGGTTGATTATTGCGCCGCGTCATATTGAAAGAGTTCCCTATATTATAAAACAGATAGCTTCTCTGGGGTTTGACTATGCAAAAAAGTCATCGCTTGATAAGGGAAAGAAGGGTGCAGGATATAAGGGGAATCCAATTATTGTTGTTGATACGGTAGGGGAGTTGTCTACTATTTATAGCATTGCTTATTGTGTGTTTGTGGGAAGAAGTTTGATTCCCCATGGCGGACAAAATATGGTAGAACCTGCTGGTTTGGCAAAACCTGTTATTGTAGGTCCTCATACGTTTAATTTTAAAGAGGAAGTTGATCTGTTAAAAAAGGCAGATGCGATTTTGATAGTGGATGATGAACATTCTTTGTCAAAAGCGATAACATATTTATTGGAGCATCCGGAAGAATCCAGGGAAATTGGCAGGAGGGCACAATTAGCGGTAACAAAACAAAAGGGCGTTGTAAATCGTAATATGAATATATTGAGAGAACATTTTTTGGAAGAGAGGACTGTATTGTTATGA
- the metK gene encoding methionine adenosyltransferase produces MRSGRYLFTSESVSMGHPDKIADQISDSVLDAMLEQDPMSRVACETLVTTGVAFVAGEFTTKANVNIPDIVRNTIKEIGYCDASMGFDYNTCAVLTSIGKQSPDISQGVSGEGLHKEEGAGDQGMMFGYACNDTPELMPLPIMLAHRAIIKHAELRQNGTLKYLRPDAKSQITVEYEGLKPIRVHTVVISTQHAPDVKHDTIKTDMIEKVAKQVIPANLLDSKTIYHINPTGRFVIGGPQGDCGLTGRKIIVDTYGGWGRHGGGAFSGKDPTKVDRSACYAARHIAKNLVAAGLADRCEAQVAYAIGVAKPLSVHITTEGTGKLPDERLTQICEKVFDMTPSGIIKRLNLRRPIYKITARHGHFGRTEDSFTWEKTDMVDTLRKEAGV; encoded by the coding sequence ATGAGGAGCGGAAGGTATTTATTTACTTCGGAATCTGTTTCAATGGGACACCCTGACAAAATAGCTGATCAGATATCCGATAGCGTATTAGATGCTATGCTGGAACAAGACCCTATGAGCAGGGTTGCTTGTGAAACTTTGGTGACAACAGGGGTTGCTTTTGTTGCGGGTGAATTCACCACTAAGGCGAATGTAAATATACCCGATATCGTAAGGAATACGATAAAAGAAATAGGCTATTGCGATGCGTCTATGGGATTTGACTATAATACCTGCGCGGTTCTTACAAGCATTGGCAAACAATCGCCGGATATTTCACAGGGGGTAAGCGGTGAAGGACTACATAAAGAAGAAGGCGCTGGAGATCAGGGAATGATGTTCGGCTACGCTTGCAATGATACGCCGGAATTAATGCCCCTTCCAATTATGCTGGCACACAGGGCAATCATAAAGCATGCCGAATTGAGGCAAAACGGGACATTAAAGTATTTGCGTCCTGACGCTAAATCCCAGATTACGGTTGAATATGAAGGCCTTAAACCTATCAGAGTACATACCGTTGTTATTTCTACACAGCATGCCCCTGATGTTAAACATGACACTATTAAAACGGACATGATCGAGAAGGTTGCCAAACAGGTGATACCGGCAAACTTGCTGGACAGCAAAACGATTTATCATATCAATCCTACAGGGCGTTTTGTAATCGGCGGTCCGCAGGGGGATTGCGGTTTGACCGGCAGGAAGATTATCGTTGATACGTATGGCGGATGGGGTCGTCATGGCGGAGGTGCTTTCTCCGGAAAAGATCCAACAAAGGTTGACAGAAGCGCTTGTTATGCAGCCAGACATATCGCAAAAAATTTAGTAGCAGCAGGATTGGCAGACAGGTGTGAGGCGCAGGTGGCGTATGCTATTGGAGTGGCAAAACCATTGTCTGTTCACATTACTACAGAAGGTACCGGTAAACTCCCGGATGAAAGGCTTACTCAGATTTGTGAAAAAGTTTTTGATATGACGCCCAGCGGTATTATCAAGAGATTGAATCTGAGAAGGCCAATTTATAAGATTACCGCCAGACATGGACATTTTGGCCGTACCGAGGATTCATTTACCTGGGAAAAGACTGATATGGTGGATACGTTACGTAAGGAAGCGGGTGTTTGA
- a CDS encoding type II toxin-antitoxin system HicB family antitoxin, translating into MVYRVLIEKGEDFGFVAHCPAIPGCHSQGDTIEDAIENIKDAIKACLEALDKDLVTQTKELAYFEVTI; encoded by the coding sequence ATGGTTTATCGCGTATTGATAGAAAAGGGTGAAGACTTTGGTTTTGTAGCCCACTGTCCTGCCATACCTGGATGCCATTCTCAAGGGGACACTATTGAGGATGCTATAGAAAATATAAAAGACGCCATTAAGGCCTGTTTGGAAGCTTTGGATAAGGATTTGGTAACGCAAACCAAAGAGTTGGCTTATTTTGAGGTTACAATATAA
- a CDS encoding type II toxin-antitoxin system HicA family toxin, translating into MASKLPVISGKEAVKAFEKAGWKFVRVGSNCHIILKKEGVITTLSIPAHNTLDRGLLRSLIRDAYLSIEEFKKLLE; encoded by the coding sequence GTGGCATCAAAACTGCCGGTAATTTCTGGTAAAGAGGCGGTAAAAGCGTTTGAGAAAGCCGGTTGGAAATTTGTAAGAGTTGGTAGTAATTGTCACATAATACTGAAAAAAGAGGGTGTTATTACAACCCTCTCTATTCCAGCGCATAACACCTTGGATCGTGGTCTATTGCGGTCATTAATAAGAGATGCATACTTATCTATCGAGGAGTTTAAAAAACTTTTGGAATAA
- the mntA gene encoding type VII toxin-antitoxin system MntA family adenylyltransferase antitoxin yields MITKDIILNRDYDGLLHLTGADIIFLFGSILTDSFHKDSDIDIGVYFENRRYDKTAVYDTVIDFFQTEKVDVAFLNEAPPLLLYQVIKNGKPMACENYKILMEFRLRSIKKYWETKKFRKMKEYLLKNYVERIR; encoded by the coding sequence ATGATAACAAAAGATATTATACTCAACAGGGATTATGATGGATTACTGCACCTTACAGGTGCAGACATAATCTTTTTATTTGGTTCGATCCTTACAGACAGTTTTCATAAAGATAGCGATATTGATATTGGTGTTTATTTTGAAAACCGGCGTTATGATAAAACCGCTGTTTACGATACCGTCATTGATTTCTTTCAAACTGAAAAAGTAGATGTTGCTTTTTTAAATGAGGCGCCTCCATTGCTCTTATATCAGGTTATAAAAAATGGCAAACCTATGGCCTGTGAGAACTATAAAATACTGATGGAATTCAGGCTTCGTAGTATCAAAAAGTATTGGGAGACTAAAAAATTCAGAAAGATGAAAGAATATCTATTAAAGAATTATGTCGAAAGAATCAGATGA
- a CDS encoding DUF1015 domain-containing protein, producing the protein MVIIKPFRGLRYNHDIIKDCSAVMTPPYDVISPAEQERYYRNHPNNMIRLDLGKEFPEDTEADNRYTRASEFLEEWMKAGILKQEDAPAIYIYDQEFSYGGKHFIRRGFIALVRLEPFDTGSIYPHEQTLPGPKADRLKLMQSCKANLSSIFALFPDEDNAADNYLHSITTTKPEIDFVDDSGVTNKLWVIREKKTIDKLIEIMKGKALFIADGHHRYETSLVYKEQKHKENGGQNRELPSDYVMMVCVSMNNPGLQIFPFHRVVRQIKDFNPDHVLHSLKEFFEIEYMENSGGIDAIMRKLNSDSAPHCFVMYAGQGDRYSLLRLNDKRILEKVFANDHPEWKHLDAGILHSIVLKRILGINSDEAGLKDFIKYVKNETEAVSLVQSGAFQAAFILRPTLIEQVREIALAHKVMPPKSTYFYPKLITGVVINKIN; encoded by the coding sequence ATGGTAATAATAAAACCCTTTCGTGGTTTGAGATACAATCATGACATTATAAAAGATTGCTCGGCAGTAATGACGCCTCCTTATGATGTCATATCTCCCGCAGAACAGGAGCGGTATTATAGGAATCATCCGAATAATATGATTCGTTTGGATTTGGGAAAGGAATTTCCCGAAGATACGGAAGCGGATAACAGATATACCCGCGCCTCGGAATTTCTTGAGGAGTGGATGAAGGCGGGCATATTGAAACAAGAGGATGCACCGGCAATTTACATCTATGATCAGGAATTTTCCTATGGCGGTAAGCATTTTATTCGCCGGGGCTTCATTGCGTTGGTAAGGCTTGAGCCGTTTGATACAGGATCCATTTATCCTCACGAGCAGACCCTTCCAGGTCCCAAGGCAGACCGCCTGAAACTTATGCAATCATGTAAGGCAAATCTCAGTTCAATATTTGCTCTTTTCCCAGATGAAGACAATGCCGCTGATAATTACTTACATTCAATAACCACAACAAAACCGGAAATCGATTTTGTTGACGACAGCGGTGTAACAAACAAACTTTGGGTCATTAGAGAAAAAAAGACTATCGATAAGCTCATTGAAATAATGAAGGGAAAAGCCCTTTTTATCGCTGATGGACACCATCGCTATGAAACATCGTTAGTTTATAAAGAGCAGAAACATAAAGAAAATGGCGGGCAAAATAGGGAATTACCTTCGGATTATGTGATGATGGTGTGTGTTTCTATGAATAATCCGGGGCTGCAAATATTCCCTTTTCATCGTGTAGTCCGGCAAATAAAGGACTTTAACCCAGACCATGTCCTGCATAGTCTTAAAGAGTTCTTTGAGATTGAATATATGGAAAACAGCGGTGGGATTGATGCTATCATGCGAAAACTCAATAGCGATAGTGCTCCCCATTGCTTCGTAATGTACGCAGGGCAGGGTGATAGATACAGCCTGTTGCGGTTAAATGATAAAAGGATATTAGAAAAGGTGTTTGCAAATGATCATCCGGAATGGAAGCATTTAGACGCAGGCATACTCCATAGCATCGTTTTAAAAAGGATATTGGGAATAAATTCCGACGAAGCAGGTTTGAAAGATTTTATAAAGTATGTAAAGAATGAAACAGAAGCTGTATCACTCGTACAATCAGGTGCTTTTCAGGCGGCATTTATTTTGCGGCCGACTCTGATAGAACAAGTAAGGGAAATCGCTCTGGCGCACAAGGTAATGCCGCCAAAGTCAACCTATTTTTATCCCAAATTAATTACCGGTGTTGTGATAAACAAAATTAACTAA
- the thrC gene encoding threonine synthase, producing MGYVNGLKCRECGKEYPKEPLHVCSFCFGPLEVDYDYEGIKKVINREVIQSRSNTMWRYKELLPIDGEPTVGSQVGFTPLVKANNLAKILGVEELYVKNDSVNYPTFSFKDRVVSTALSKAKEFGYKIVGCATTGNLGNSVAAQAAQACLESYIIMPADLEQGKIIGTLIYNPNVIKVTGNYDQVNRLCSEIADKYGWAIVNVNIRPYYGEGSKTFGYEIMEQLGWKVPKHIVVPMAGGSLITKIGKAIKEFVQLGLIDGADTKLHGAQASGSSPITTAVKGKTDVIRPVKPNTIAQSIAIGNPADGFYSVKSINVSGGWAEDVTDDELVEGIKLLARTEGIFTETAGGVTVAVTKKLIEQGKIPRDESIVISITGNGLKTQEAVINKLYEPKIINPSLAEFDKVMEEKMAAVR from the coding sequence ATGGGTTATGTAAACGGATTAAAATGCAGGGAATGCGGAAAAGAATATCCAAAAGAACCATTACATGTTTGCAGTTTTTGTTTCGGGCCTTTAGAGGTAGATTATGATTACGAGGGCATTAAAAAGGTTATAAACAGAGAAGTTATTCAATCGCGCAGCAATACAATGTGGCGTTACAAAGAACTGCTCCCGATAGACGGCGAACCGACTGTTGGAAGCCAGGTGGGATTTACGCCGCTGGTAAAGGCGAATAATCTGGCAAAAATTCTGGGCGTAGAAGAACTCTATGTAAAAAATGATTCGGTAAATTATCCTACGTTTTCCTTTAAGGACAGAGTGGTTTCAACTGCATTGTCAAAGGCAAAAGAATTTGGCTACAAGATTGTTGGATGCGCAACTACCGGCAATTTGGGAAACTCAGTAGCTGCACAGGCGGCTCAGGCATGCCTGGAAAGTTATATTATTATGCCAGCAGACCTGGAACAGGGCAAGATTATTGGCACGCTGATATATAATCCTAATGTGATAAAAGTAACTGGAAATTATGATCAGGTAAACAGGTTATGTTCTGAAATTGCCGATAAATATGGTTGGGCGATTGTAAACGTAAATATACGACCATATTACGGTGAGGGATCAAAGACATTTGGTTATGAAATCATGGAACAACTGGGCTGGAAAGTGCCAAAGCATATTGTCGTGCCCATGGCGGGCGGATCATTAATTACAAAGATTGGAAAGGCAATAAAAGAATTTGTACAACTAGGTCTTATTGATGGCGCAGATACAAAATTACATGGTGCTCAAGCCAGTGGAAGTTCTCCGATTACTACGGCGGTCAAAGGCAAGACGGATGTGATAAGGCCGGTAAAGCCCAATACCATAGCGCAGTCGATAGCAATTGGAAACCCCGCGGATGGTTTTTATTCGGTGAAAAGCATTAATGTTTCCGGTGGATGGGCAGAAGATGTAACGGACGATGAGCTTGTTGAGGGTATTAAATTGCTTGCCAGAACAGAAGGTATTTTTACGGAAACGGCTGGCGGCGTTACCGTGGCGGTAACGAAAAAACTGATCGAACAAGGAAAGATACCGCGTGATGAATCCATCGTCATTTCCATTACCGGGAATGGTTTAAAAACACAGGAAGCCGTGATTAACAAATTATATGAGCCAAAAATTATTAACCCTTCCCTTGCCGAATTTGACAAAGTTATGGAAGAAAAAATGGCGGCCGTGCGTTAA
- a CDS encoding type II toxin-antitoxin system PemK/MazF family toxin, protein MELKKGDIVLVQAPANPSGTEIQKTRPAVVVFPQKKWLYTAIEPLLFQLPAM, encoded by the coding sequence ATGGAACTGAAAAAAGGCGATATTGTTCTCGTCCAAGCCCCCGCTAACCCTTCAGGCACTGAAATTCAAAAAACACGGCCAGCCGTCGTTGTTTTCCCCCAAAAGAAATGGCTATACACGGCAATCGAGCCATTGTTATTCCAATTACCGGCAATGTAA
- a CDS encoding type II toxin-antitoxin system PemK/MazF family toxin: MAIHGNRAIVIPITGNVSKIYPFEFLIKSKYLFNESKGCCDQIQTVSTKRIIKNTETFQIQKWKHLIRL, translated from the coding sequence ATGGCTATACACGGCAATCGAGCCATTGTTATTCCAATTACCGGCAATGTAAGTAAAATCTATCCTTTTGAGTTCCTGATTAAATCAAAATATTTGTTCAACGAGTCTAAGGGTTGCTGCGACCAAATTCAAACCGTAAGTACAAAGAGAATCATAAAAAATACGGAGACATTTCAAATTCAGAAATGGAAGCACTTGATAAGGCTTTGA
- a CDS encoding BrnT family toxin yields the protein MLLFDWDPIKAGRNINIHGVSFDEASTAFKDILSLTIYDPLHSDEEDRFILIGNSCKNRLLVIVHTEREDKIRIISARKTTKNERKQYEEKAKRSRHA from the coding sequence ATGCTTTTGTTTGATTGGGATCCAATCAAGGCGGGAAGGAATATAAATATTCACGGCGTATCTTTTGATGAGGCAAGCACTGCTTTCAAAGATATCCTGTCATTAACGATTTATGATCCTTTGCACTCTGACGAAGAGGACCGGTTCATTTTAATTGGAAATTCCTGTAAAAATCGTCTTTTGGTAATTGTTCATACGGAAAGAGAAGATAAAATCAGAATAATCAGCGCAAGAAAAACAACAAAAAACGAAAGGAAACAATATGAAGAGAAAGCAAAAAGATCCAGACATGCTTGA
- a CDS encoding BrnT family toxin: protein MKFEWDPKKARSNLRKHKVSFEEASMALSDPMAATGADPDHSIGECRYITFGVSERGRLLVVAHTERGETIRIISARIAGKGERKIYEEG, encoded by the coding sequence ATGAAATTCGAATGGGATCCGAAGAAAGCACGCTCAAATTTGCGAAAGCACAAGGTCTCATTCGAGGAAGCTTCAATGGCGTTGAGTGACCCTATGGCTGCAACTGGCGCTGACCCGGATCATTCTATTGGCGAATGCAGATACATTACTTTCGGCGTTTCGGAACGAGGTCGGTTATTAGTGGTCGCACACACCGAGCGAGGCGAGACTATACGAATTATAAGCGCTCGCATAGCGGGCAAAGGAGAGCGAAAGATTTATGAAGAAGGTTAA
- a CDS encoding IS630 family transposase, which produces MNPFLSEKTRIEFKKAHKKEPHRRHADQIKAILLLDSGWSYEEVAEALLLDDQTIRNYEKLYKDKGFDGLLSDNYIGCVPKLTCEQEEQLKDHIRKNNYSAAKEIVEYVKQTFNKIYTPEGMVHTLDRLGFTYKKTTIVPGKANPEKQKEFIENYKQLKEEKAPGDKILFMDGVHPQHNSTSAYCWIEKGKKKEIPSNTGRKRINLNGAIDIETFEVTIREDESINAQSTIKLFHEIESRYAQAGTIYIISDNAKYYRSKLVKEYLANSRIKIKFLPSYSPNLNLIERLWKFFRKKILYNKYYDTYEKFKNKCLSFFKNINEYTDELSTLLTENFQIIGEQISKI; this is translated from the coding sequence ATGAATCCATTTCTCAGTGAAAAAACCCGAATAGAATTTAAAAAAGCACATAAGAAAGAGCCTCATAGACGTCATGCCGACCAAATCAAAGCTATACTTCTTCTTGATTCAGGATGGAGTTATGAAGAAGTAGCAGAGGCGCTCTTGTTAGACGATCAAACAATCAGGAATTACGAAAAACTATACAAAGATAAAGGTTTTGACGGGCTTTTATCTGACAATTATATTGGCTGTGTGCCAAAACTCACCTGCGAACAAGAAGAACAATTAAAAGATCATATCAGGAAAAACAACTATAGTGCGGCAAAAGAAATTGTTGAATATGTAAAACAGACATTCAATAAAATCTATACACCCGAAGGAATGGTACATACCCTCGATAGATTAGGCTTTACTTACAAGAAAACTACAATAGTTCCAGGCAAAGCAAACCCTGAAAAACAAAAAGAATTTATCGAAAACTACAAACAACTCAAAGAAGAGAAAGCCCCTGGAGATAAGATACTTTTTATGGATGGAGTTCATCCACAGCACAATTCTACGTCTGCATATTGCTGGATAGAGAAAGGCAAAAAGAAGGAAATACCCTCTAATACCGGCAGGAAAAGAATAAATTTAAACGGGGCTATTGACATAGAAACCTTTGAAGTAACAATCCGGGAAGATGAAAGCATCAATGCTCAATCAACAATAAAGCTTTTCCATGAAATAGAGTCAAGGTATGCTCAAGCCGGTACTATTTACATAATCTCTGATAATGCTAAATATTACAGGTCTAAGTTGGTCAAAGAATACCTTGCAAATTCGAGAATAAAGATCAAATTTCTCCCTTCCTATTCGCCCAATTTAAATCTCATTGAAAGATTATGGAAATTCTTTCGCAAAAAAATATTGTATAACAAGTATTATGATACTTATGAGAAGTTTAAAAACAAATGTTTAAGTTTTTTCAAAAATATTAACGAGTATACAGATGAATTGTCTACTCTTTTAACTGAAAATTTTCAAATTATTGGCGAGCAAATTTCGAAAATCTGA
- the ltrA gene encoding group II intron reverse transcriptase/maturase, with product MGDLQAIPKSQMSDDERVRDFQRKLYRKAKQEEGFRFYVLYDKVRMLHFLREAYKRCKANGGSAGADGITFEDVESYGVEKFLGEIIEELENKTYEPQPVLRVYIPKTNGKTRPLGIPVIKDRVVQMSVKLVIEPIFEADFEDSSYGFRPGRSAGDAVRKIKEKLREGKTEVFDADLSSYFDTIPHKELLLLIGMRISDKNVLHLIKMWLKAPVIEEGKPGGGRKNKIGTPQGSVISPLLANIYLHMLDKAVNRENGVFYKYGITIIRYADDWVLMAKRIPREALDYLNRLLKKLKLSLNEDKSKIVKAEEESFDFLGHTISFSEDLFGRKHKKYWNIEPSRKSQKKVREKIGNYLKSNGHKAAEKVANELNAITRGWINYFTIKGVTYPNKAKRDLRYYLFRRLTRYYKRKSQRRSKLYNRGAFKELVNRY from the coding sequence TTGGGAGACCTACAAGCAATACCGAAATCGCAAATGAGCGATGATGAAAGAGTCCGAGACTTTCAGCGTAAACTATATCGAAAAGCCAAACAGGAAGAAGGATTTCGCTTTTATGTATTGTATGACAAGGTGAGAATGTTGCATTTTTTGAGAGAGGCGTACAAGCGCTGCAAAGCCAATGGAGGAAGCGCCGGGGCAGACGGGATTACATTTGAAGATGTGGAGTCATACGGGGTGGAGAAGTTTCTTGGAGAGATAATAGAGGAACTTGAAAACAAAACCTACGAACCACAGCCGGTACTGAGAGTGTACATACCTAAAACCAACGGTAAGACACGACCATTGGGAATCCCTGTGATAAAAGACAGGGTAGTGCAGATGAGTGTAAAGCTTGTAATAGAGCCGATATTCGAAGCAGACTTTGAAGATAGCTCCTACGGATTCCGACCGGGACGTTCAGCGGGCGATGCTGTGAGGAAAATCAAAGAAAAACTGCGAGAAGGGAAAACAGAGGTATTTGACGCAGACCTGAGTTCTTATTTTGACACAATACCGCACAAGGAATTGTTACTGTTAATAGGGATGAGGATAAGCGACAAGAACGTACTGCACTTGATAAAAATGTGGTTAAAAGCACCGGTGATAGAGGAAGGCAAACCAGGAGGCGGGAGGAAAAATAAGATAGGAACACCGCAGGGAAGCGTAATATCACCATTATTAGCAAACATATATCTGCACATGCTCGACAAAGCAGTCAATAGAGAGAATGGGGTTTTCTATAAGTATGGGATAACAATCATACGTTATGCGGATGATTGGGTATTGATGGCAAAGCGAATACCTCGTGAAGCATTAGACTATCTCAACAGGTTGTTAAAGAAGTTAAAGCTGAGTCTTAACGAGGATAAGAGTAAAATAGTAAAAGCTGAAGAAGAGAGCTTTGACTTTCTCGGACATACCATATCCTTCTCAGAAGATTTGTTTGGTAGGAAACACAAGAAATACTGGAACATAGAACCAAGCAGGAAATCACAGAAGAAGGTTAGGGAAAAGATAGGAAACTACCTAAAGAGCAATGGGCATAAAGCGGCGGAAAAAGTAGCTAATGAACTGAATGCAATAACAAGAGGATGGATAAATTACTTCACAATAAAGGGAGTAACGTATCCAAACAAGGCGAAAAGAGACCTACGATATTATCTTTTCAGGAGATTAACGAGATATTATAAGAGGAAAAGTCAGCGCAGGAGCAAGCTCTATAATCGAGGAGCGTTTAAGGAATTAGTCAATAGATATTGA